A section of the Pirellulales bacterium genome encodes:
- a CDS encoding RraA family protein: protein MTRLDSHGQISLSMLRERIYSAVVADALDSLGFTHQSPRVELRPITTDMVLVGRCKTTLWADMAHEDPHPYELELQAVDDCQPDDVVIAAAGGSMRSGIWGELLSTAARNAGCVGAIVDGAVRDSRKMRDMSFPVFARGTCLYDSLNRQRVIDIDVPVEIDGVRICPGELVIADADGIVVIPRSAEEEVLARAWQKLDAENHTRDHIIAGMKATEAYRRFGVL, encoded by the coding sequence ATGACCAGGCTCGATAGCCACGGCCAGATTTCCCTGTCGATGCTCCGCGAACGAATCTATAGCGCCGTCGTCGCCGACGCGCTCGATTCGTTGGGCTTCACTCATCAATCGCCACGGGTCGAGTTGCGGCCGATCACCACCGATATGGTCCTCGTCGGTCGGTGCAAAACCACCCTATGGGCTGATATGGCGCACGAAGATCCGCACCCCTACGAGCTGGAATTGCAGGCCGTGGATGACTGCCAGCCGGACGACGTCGTGATCGCGGCCGCGGGCGGGTCGATGCGGTCGGGGATTTGGGGGGAGCTGCTCAGCACCGCCGCACGGAATGCGGGTTGCGTGGGAGCCATCGTGGATGGCGCCGTGCGCGACTCGCGAAAAATGCGCGACATGAGTTTCCCCGTGTTCGCTCGCGGCACTTGTCTGTACGACAGCTTGAATCGCCAACGCGTGATCGATATCGACGTGCCCGTCGAAATCGACGGCGTCCGCATCTGTCCGGGCGAGCTGGTCATCGCGGACGCCGACGGGATCGTCGTTATTCCGCGATCCGCCGAGGAAGAAGTTCTCGCACGTGCCTGGCAGAAACTGGATGCCGAAAATCACACGCGCGACCACATCATCGCCGGCATGAAGGCGACCGAGGCCTATAGGCGATTCGGGGTTCTATAA